TTTATGGTGCGGAAGAAGATCCACGCGTTATAGCTCAAGCGGGAAAGATAGCATACTACCTGGGTCAGTGGACGGATGATATAGGCTTTGGCGTTGATGAGGTAAAGATGTCAAAAATGCCTCCGCTTTTTGTGAGTGACAAACAGCTAAAAAATGTTGATTATAAAAATATCATAGTAGTAGGTATAAACAATGATATAGTCAAGAGGCTTGGCATTTCCACCGCAGAGCCAACTATTCAAGTAGTTCAGCAAGATGGCAAAAATATAATGCTTATCGTAGGAAAAGACAATGAAGATGTGATAAAGGCGATAAAGTATCTTTCCGATGTGAGATTGAACTTTAAAGTTGGTGCTTACAGAACCTTCTTTTCTTTTGTAGCTCTCAGGGGTTATATAGAAAAAGGGGAGTTTGATGCAGCTTTAAGAGTTTTGAAAAGCCCTGCAGGTGTATCAGCTTGCGGGAAAAATATGTCCTTAGCTGTTCCCATGGTTGCAAGCTGGAGTGAGGATATAAAAAACGTAGTAAAAACGAGAAATGCTATACTATACTCGGAACTACCCAAAGCTCTTGAGAATGGTCAAAAGGAAAAAGCTTTAGAGCTTTGGCAAAAGGCTATGTTCACATGCTATCAGTGTCATCAGGGTATAGGTATACCCCAGATGAGAAAGTTCAAACCTCTTGAAGAGATTCACTCCAGACATCAGACAATAGCTGAAAGTTTTGGTCTTGTAAAGGTCGTTGGAGAGCAAAAGTCGTGCATAGCTTGTCACAAAGGGGATACCCAAATAAGAGGATACAAATAAGTTGGTGAGAAAAACGCTTATCTTAGTACTCTTTCCTGTAGTGATCGTACTGCTTTCTGTTAGACTTGCCTTTACAGAATTTTTCGTTGAGTGGGAGTACTCAAAAGATGACTTTCCTAAAGATAGGTGGGGGCTTAGCAATGAACTGAGACTCCAAATAGCAAAGCTCGGGCTTAGAGCAGTCCTTTCAGATAGCGGTATGAAGGAATTTAAAGCTTCAGGGCTTTTTGGGAATAGAGAGATAAAACACATGCAGGATGTAAAGAAGCTTCTCTCGTTTCTTTTTTCCCTTCTTTATGCCCTTACTCCAGTGATGTTAATATTACTACTTTCACTCCGCAGTGTGAGGCGTATCGGTTGGATGCTCTTACTTTCCAGTTTAATTGTGTATGGAATAGGTATCTTTTTTATTTTATTATCTTTCGTAGATTACGATTGGCTTTTTACAACATTTCACAATTACGTATTTGGACCCTATTCCTGGCGCTTTAGAGATACAGACATGCTTCTTCGTGTATATCCTATGAGGTTTTGGTTTGATGCGACAATCTTTACCCTTGTATTAACCTTCGTAATTACTGGTATTCTTCAGATAGTAGGTTTTTTACTCCTGATAATCAACAGATCCAGAAGGTAGATGTGAATTTATAAGCCTAATTATGAAATCTGCCACTTTTTCTGGAGGTTTAAGACTCATTGGATCTTCTTGAGGGTATGCGCTTGATCTCATCTGTGTTCTTGTAGCACCAGGATTAAAAGCGTAAACCCTTATACCTCTGTCTTTCAGCTCATGTGCCAATAAAAGGGAAAAACCTTCTATACCAAACTTAGAGACTGCGTAAGCACCCCAGTAAGGAGCAGGTCTTTTGCCTACCCCCGAGGAAAAGTTTATTATTACTCCTCTCTCTTTCATAAAAGTTAATGCGTACTTGGTTACATAAAATGTACCGTTTATGTTAGTCCTTATAACTTCCTCCCAAATGTCCTCTGGATAATTCTGTATACTTTCTCTCACTCCCAAAATACCTGCATTGTTGATAAGCACATCAAAACCGCCCAGCTTCTCAGCGCAAAAATATACAAACTCCTTTGCGGACGATCTTTCGGAAACATCACACCTTTTTAGAAAAAGCTTTCCAGTATGTCCAAATTCTTCCCAAAGAGTTTTCAGACCCTCCTCGCTTCTTGAACATGTACAGACCTTATGACCATCTTTTATAAATCTTATCACCGTGGCTCTTCCTATACCTTTGCTTCCTCCCGTGATCACTACATTCATTTCAAGGCACTCAAGAAACCAAAACCTTGACCTGTTCTCATTCCAAGCCCATACTTATAGACAAACTCTATCATATCCCGACTATTCGTATCAAGTTCAAATTCTCCCATAAAGCCTTTTAGATATCCTCCATAATGCTTTATAAATTCCACCTTATACCATACAGGGTTTAGGGAAAACTTGGAACATCTGGGATAGGTACCGGTTAAAGCTTGATATCTCCTCACTGTATTTTCTATTAACGATTCTCCAAAGGTATCATCTCCCGGCACGACATACCTTTCCTCAGGATTTTTTCTGTTTTTGTAACCTATTCTCTCCACAATTACGGGAGAAAGAGTTTTAAACTTACCGGTTAATTCCGTCTGCCTTTCCAGATCCAGTTTCTCCACTTTAAATTTTCCCGTACCTATGGAGTGGTTATAGTTTTCTTTTTTCAATTTTAAAATACCGTTGTAAAAGAGGCTTGCAACAATAGGATTACCGGTAGAGAATCTGAAGTTTATAAAACTTACACCCTTTATGAACTCTTCTTCTATTTTCACCTTTCCAAAGTAAACGGCAAAGGTATAAGGTCTCGTCTCTTTTCTTTCAAATTCCTGATTACCAAATATATACTTGAGAAGTGAGATAAATCTTCTTCTGTAATCTATGGGTATGTCAGCTTCGGTTTCCGATCTCAGCCTTACTACAAATCGCATAAAATAATACTATAATACTGTTTGATGAAAATCTCACTACTCGGTGGTGGAAGGTGGGGCGTGGCATTATCTTGCCATCTTGGAAGATTGGGACATGAAATTCTCGTTTACGATAGAAATGAGAGTGTAGTAAAGCTTATCAATGAGGGAATACACCCATACATAGAAGGTATAAGTCTGAAAAATGTCAGGGCTACGCATTATTTGGAAGATATTGAGAAATACTCAAACTATGTGCTTATAGCTCTTCCTGTTCAAGCTATCAGAGAGATTATAGGGCGCTTAGACTTATCCAAAAAGAAGGTAATATCCGCATCAAAGGGGCTGGAGATAGGAACATACAAAAGGGTGTCGCAAATAATAAAAGAAATACATAACTCGGCACAGGTATTCTGTCTTTCTGGTCCTTCCTTTGCCTCGGAAGTCTCAAAGGGGTTGCCTACAGCACTCGTTCTCGCCGGTGAGGATCATGAGCAGATTAGGAAGATAAGGGACATTTTCTTTTCAGAAAACTTCAGGATCTATCTATCCACAGATATAGTTGGTGTTGAACTTGGAGGAGCTTTGAAGAACGTTATTGCTATTGCCTGTGGTATATCCGATGGATTAGGATACGGTGAAAACGCAAGAGCTTCCTTAATGACAAGAGGGCTTACCGAGATGGTAAGGATAGGTGTAAAGGTAGGAGCAAAGAGAGAGACCTTTTACGGACTTTCCGGTATGGGAGACCTCTTTTTAACAGCAAGCTCAACCCAATCAAGAAACAGAACTTTTGGTTTTATGATCGGTAAAGGCACACCACCTCAAAAGGCTTTTGAGGAGATAGGGCAAGTAGTTGAAGGAGCGTATACAGTAAAAGCTGTA
This portion of the Hydrogenobacter sp. genome encodes:
- a CDS encoding TIGR01906 family membrane protein encodes the protein MRKTLILVLFPVVIVLLSVRLAFTEFFVEWEYSKDDFPKDRWGLSNELRLQIAKLGLRAVLSDSGMKEFKASGLFGNREIKHMQDVKKLLSFLFSLLYALTPVMLILLLSLRSVRRIGWMLLLSSLIVYGIGIFFILLSFVDYDWLFTTFHNYVFGPYSWRFRDTDMLLRVYPMRFWFDATIFTLVLTFVITGILQIVGFLLLIINRSRR
- a CDS encoding cellulose biosynthesis cyclic di-GMP-binding regulatory protein BcsB — translated: MRATSLLFVVNLALAQPIIKPDFADRLFPYITYSNVWSGTPATLKNVAVPNVLIVYGAEEDPRVIAQAGKIAYYLGQWTDDIGFGVDEVKMSKMPPLFVSDKQLKNVDYKNIIVVGINNDIVKRLGISTAEPTIQVVQQDGKNIMLIVGKDNEDVIKAIKYLSDVRLNFKVGAYRTFFSFVALRGYIEKGEFDAALRVLKSPAGVSACGKNMSLAVPMVASWSEDIKNVVKTRNAILYSELPKALENGQKEKALELWQKAMFTCYQCHQGIGIPQMRKFKPLEEIHSRHQTIAESFGLVKVVGEQKSCIACHKGDTQIRGYK
- a CDS encoding SDR family oxidoreductase, with product MNVVITGGSKGIGRATVIRFIKDGHKVCTCSRSEEGLKTLWEEFGHTGKLFLKRCDVSERSSAKEFVYFCAEKLGGFDVLINNAGILGVRESIQNYPEDIWEEVIRTNINGTFYVTKYALTFMKERGVIINFSSGVGKRPAPYWGAYAVSKFGIEGFSLLLAHELKDRGIRVYAFNPGATRTQMRSSAYPQEDPMSLKPPEKVADFIIRLINSHLPSGSVDYQE
- a CDS encoding NAD(P)H-dependent glycerol-3-phosphate dehydrogenase, producing the protein MKISLLGGGRWGVALSCHLGRLGHEILVYDRNESVVKLINEGIHPYIEGISLKNVRATHYLEDIEKYSNYVLIALPVQAIREIIGRLDLSKKKVISASKGLEIGTYKRVSQIIKEIHNSAQVFCLSGPSFASEVSKGLPTALVLAGEDHEQIRKIRDIFFSENFRIYLSTDIVGVELGGALKNVIAIACGISDGLGYGENARASLMTRGLTEMVRIGVKVGAKRETFYGLSGMGDLFLTASSTQSRNRTFGFMIGKGTPPQKAFEEIGQVVEGAYTVKAVKKLSDHLDVYAPISEAVYKIVVEGEDLKSVVKSLLLRPPKDEFETI
- the cas6 gene encoding CRISPR-associated endoribonuclease Cas6, with the protein product MRFVVRLRSETEADIPIDYRRRFISLLKYIFGNQEFERKETRPYTFAVYFGKVKIEEEFIKGVSFINFRFSTGNPIVASLFYNGILKLKKENYNHSIGTGKFKVEKLDLERQTELTGKFKTLSPVIVERIGYKNRKNPEERYVVPGDDTFGESLIENTVRRYQALTGTYPRCSKFSLNPVWYKVEFIKHYGGYLKGFMGEFELDTNSRDMIEFVYKYGLGMRTGQGFGFLSALK